The Mycolicibacterium monacense genome contains the following window.
ATGATCGCGTACCCGTAGGACTCGCCTTCGGCGAGGATGCCGAGGACGAGTGGGGTCGCGGTGGCCGCCACGAGGTCCTTGTCGATATGCATAGCGCCTCTACCCTAGCAGCGCTAGGTATGACGTCGTCAGCGTTTCGCGACAGTGCGGGTGCCGTCGGCGTCGCGGCGGGTGATCCGCTGCGCGTCGAGTTGCTCGAGCAGTGGCACCGCGACGCGGCGGGTGGTGCCCAGTGCGCGTTTGGCCTCGGCGACGGTGAACGGCTGGGGGAGCGCGGTGAGGATCTCCGCGGCGCGCTCGAGTGCGTCGGCACCGAGGACGACTCCCTCGGCGATCCGGGTCAGCCGCCCGGACCGCACCGCCGCGGCCAGTTCCGGTGTGCCGAGCCCCAACTGCCCGAGGGTGTCCGCGTCCGGTGCGCGGAACGGGTCGTCGGCCAAGGACTTCTCGACCGCGCGGACCGCCTCGTCGATCCTGGTCGGCAGCGTCATCCCGGGCCGGCGAACCCGGCCGTCCGACACCTCGAGGGTGGTGCCCGCCAACAGCGGGGTGACGAGTTCGGCTGCGGGCAGACCGGTTTCCCGGCGCAGCGTCTCCAGCGGCATCCCGGCGGCCACGTCATGGTCGGCCGACCACCGCCGCACGGCGGCCACCGCCTGCTCGCGCCGCTGTGCCCACCACGTCTCGTCGACCACCCATGCGCCGATGCGCCGGCCAGTCTGCGGTAACCCCATCGCACGCAGATCCGATGCGCGGGCGCACACCGGTGGACGTATCCGTCCCTCGGCCAGCTCCGCGGCGCGCTCGCGTGCCGCGCCCCGGCGCCGCAGCGGCGGTGGCCGCACGTCGAGCACCTCGACCCCGGCGGCGATGCGGTGCTGTCCCGGGTCGCGCAACAACCCGACGTCCCCGACCCGCAGCGGCAGCGGATGTGACAACCGCAGGCGGGCGGCGGCGCCAAGGGGGCGGACATGCACCGGCACCGCGGCCGATCCGATGTGCAACACGAGTTGGCGGTGCACACCGTCGGCGGCGCGCAGCGCGACGTCCACCTCGTCGGTGTCCAGCCATGCCCCAGCGGTGCGCAGTGCGTCGCCGCGGCCGATCTCGCGCCGGTCGACTCCGCGCAGGTTCACCGCCACGCGCGCCACCGGGCCGACGGCGCTGCGCTGCTGCCCCAGCGACTGCAGTCCGCGCACGGTGACGCGGCGTCCGGCGTGGTCGAGTTCGTCACCCACCCCGAGGGTTCCCGCGGTGAGCGTGCCGGTGACGACGGTGCCCGCACCGCGCACCGAGAAGGAGCGGTCGACCCAGAGCCGGACGTCGGCGCCGGCGTCCGGTGCGGGCAACCGGTCGACGAGGTCCACCAGCTCGGCGCGGACGTGATCCAGATCCGTGCTGACGGCGACCGGCGGCGCGGCCAGGCCGGTGTCGGCGAAGGCGTGCAGCGCCTGTTCGACGGCCGGCGCGGGGTCGGTGAGATCGGCCTTCGTGACGACCAGCAGCGCGTGTCGC
Protein-coding sequences here:
- a CDS encoding selenocysteine-specific translation elongation factor, which translates into the protein MYVVATAGHVDHGKSTLVQRLTGMWPDRLAEEQRRGLTIDLGFAWADIGGREMAFVDVPGHERFVANMLAGVGPVPAVMFVVAATEGWMPQSEEHLAALDALGVRHALLVVTKADLTDPAPAVEQALHAFADTGLAAPPVAVSTDLDHVRAELVDLVDRLPAPDAGADVRLWVDRSFSVRGAGTVVTGTLTAGTLGVGDELDHAGRRVTVRGLQSLGQQRSAVGPVARVAVNLRGVDRREIGRGDALRTAGAWLDTDEVDVALRAADGVHRQLVLHIGSAAVPVHVRPLGAAARLRLSHPLPLRVGDVGLLRDPGQHRIAAGVEVLDVRPPPLRRRGAARERAAELAEGRIRPPVCARASDLRAMGLPQTGRRIGAWVVDETWWAQRREQAVAAVRRWSADHDVAAGMPLETLRRETGLPAAELVTPLLAGTTLEVSDGRVRRPGMTLPTRIDEAVRAVEKSLADDPFRAPDADTLGQLGLGTPELAAAVRSGRLTRIAEGVVLGADALERAAEILTALPQPFTVAEAKRALGTTRRVAVPLLEQLDAQRITRRDADGTRTVAKR